In Nicotiana tabacum cultivar K326 chromosome 19, ASM71507v2, whole genome shotgun sequence, one DNA window encodes the following:
- the LOC142173345 gene encoding uncharacterized protein LOC142173345 — protein sequence METSKQLWIALARKYKTEDAGLKKFVAAKFLDYKMVDSKSVITQVQELQVIIHNLLAEGLVINEAFQVTAMIEKLPLLWKDLKNYLKYKRKEMSLEDLIVRLRIEEDNKAAEKKGRGNSTIMGANIVEDRKRKKAYGPKSNPSKKRFNGNCYNCGKAGHRSADCHAPKKDKKKGQANMVKKHEDVDDLCTMLSECNLVGNPKEWWIDSGATRHVCAVREAFATYALVGPE from the exons ATGGAGACGTCAAAACAACTGTGGATAGCGCTTGCAAGGAAATACAAAACGGAAGATGCCGGGTTAAAAAAATTCGTTGCCGCTAAATTTTTGGACtataaaatggtagatagcaagtctgttattacccaagttcaGGAATTACAAGTGATTATTCAcaatctccttgctgaag gtcttgtcatcaatgaagcattccaagttacagcaatgattgagaagttgcctcttTTGTGGAAGGACTTAAAAAACTACTTGAAATACAAAcgcaaggagatgtcccttgaagatcttattgttcggttgagaatcgaagaggacaacaaagctgctgaaaagaaaggccgtggaaactcaacaataatgggagcaaacattgttgaggatagaaagaggaagaaggcttatggaccgaaaagcaacccaagcaagaagcggttcaacggaaattgctacaactgtggaaaagcTGGACACAGATCTGCAGATTGTCATGctccaaagaaagacaagaagaagggtcaagcaaacatggttaaAAAGCACgaagatgttgatgacttgtgtactatgctttctgaatgcaacctggtgggaaatcctaaggagtggtggattgattctggagccactcgccatgtttgtgctgttagagaaGCGTTTGCTACATATGCTCTTGTTGGACCCGAATAG
- the LOC142173485 gene encoding uncharacterized protein LOC142173485, with amino-acid sequence MVSKMGLSIVLKTEATYQEALASATPSGGGNYQVSLGIDYSHPLFLHLSDVSGIQIISFQLTGRNKLGLVDGSSKNEDFPKAMKNHWERVNAIVVSWIKSSVAKGLLGGIMYATNAKTVLEEFYFSKLKDLWEEFEALVPAPSCNCEKSKEFRLHLQKLKLFQFLMRLNDSYAQARSQILLMSPMSYVNQAYSMVISDESQNQSKI; translated from the exons ATGGTTTCCAAAATGGGACTCTCAATAGTGTTGAAGACTGAAGCTACAT ATCAAGAAGCACTTGCAAGTGCTACTCCTTCTGGAGGAGGAAACTATCAAGTTTCTCTGGGAATCGACTACAGTCACCCTCTATTTCTTCATCTATCAGATGTTAGTGGTATACAAATTATCTCCTTTCAACTTACAG GAAGGAATAAACTAGGACTTGTGGATGGCTCTAGTAAAAATGAGGATTTTCCTAAAGCTATGAAAAATCATTGGGAAAGGGTTAATGCCATAGTTGTTTCTTGGATAAAGAGTTCAGTTGCTAAAGGGCTTCTAGGAGGTATTATGTATGCTACTAATGCCAAGACTGTTTTGGAAGAATT CTATTTCTCAAAATTAAAAGACTTATGGGAAGAGTTTGAGGCATTAGTTCCTGCTCCTAGCTGCAACTGTGAAAAATCCAAAGAGTTTAGACTGCATCTGCAGAAACTGAAGTTGTTTCAATTCTTAATGAGGCTTAATGACTCATATGCCCAGGCAAGAAGCCAAATCTTACTCATGAGCCCAATGTCATATGTAAACCAAGCCTACTCTATGGTTATAAGTGATGAGAgccaaaatcaatcaaaaatatgA